In one window of Helianthus annuus cultivar XRQ/B chromosome 17, HanXRQr2.0-SUNRISE, whole genome shotgun sequence DNA:
- the LOC110921958 gene encoding uncharacterized protein LOC110921958: MLTKKVNLDLYCKTHTKRSQIISVLGESCELYKSRSLSLVSTPSLPPSHKPKYLTVLLSLSRWFTTPGVHRRIQKLPEHRAPSRKPTEVYDGARVVLFGQSLLFVLLDLLSLLVRYKKTQRNQC; encoded by the exons ATGCTTACAAAGAAAGTGAACCTAGACTTATATTGCAAGACACATACAAAGCGGTCTCAAATCATTTCCGTACTTGGTGAGTCATGCGAACTCTATAAAAGCCGAAGCCTTTCACTCGTTTCGACACCTTCGTTACCACCTTCTCACAAGCCAAAATACCTCACCGTTTTACTCTCTCTCTCCCGTTGGTTCACGACTCCCGGAGTTCACCGGAGAATCCAGAAGTTGCCGGAGCACCGAGCACCGAGTCGGAAACCAACCGAAGTTTACGACGGAGCTCGAGTCGTCTTGTTCG GTCAATCGCTCTTGTTCGTTTTGTTGGATTTGTTATCTTTACTCGTACGTTACAAGAAAacgcaacgcaaccaat gttga
- the LOC110921959 gene encoding uncharacterized protein LOC110921959 has translation MGFYARARDRTGDLKYNKRLTNHSAGSNDYKYRDHDSCSTHHNRFDHLTPRHLSSSSPRRKPHPLLTGEPPHRHHIAGTRRRQPPPVAGAGEDDRVNLLCNDTWNNPHILFPRNTQRTPRLNDQENKNQARMDIRNPLSIFDYC, from the exons atgggtttttatGCGCGTGCCAGGGATCGAACCGGAGACCTCAAGTATAACAAACGACTgactaaccactcggccgg CTCGAACGATTATAAATATCGAGACCATGATTCCTGTTCGACACACCACAACCGTTTCGATCACCTCACCCCTCGACACCTTTCTTCTTCCTCACCTCGCCGGAAACCACACCCACTGCTCACCGGAGAACCTCCGCACCGCCACCACATCGCCGGAACTCGCCGCCGTCAACCACCGCCGGTCGCCGGAGCCGGAGAAGACGACCG ggtaaatctcttgtgcaaCGACACTTGGAACAATCCTCATATTCTctttccaagaaatacgcaacgcactccaag gttgaatgatcaagaaaacaagaatcaagctaggatggacattagaaacccacttagcatttttgattattgttga